Within the Parafrankia discariae genome, the region GCCCGCTGCACCGCCCGCTGCACCGACCGCGTCGCCGAGGGCGTCGGCCGGCATCAGGAACGCCGCGGCGAACGCGTTCGCGCGGATCTCGCTGGGATCCCGCGCCTGGGCGGGGTCGAAGATGTCCCGGTCGAGGTGGACGTCCTGGTCGTCGCCGGCGAGCAGGTGGCCGAGCTCGTGGGCGAGAGTGAACCGCTGGCGGGCCGGCACCGGCGATGTAGCCAGCAGGATCAGTGCCACCTCGGTGGAGGCGGCGGCCAGGCCGTCGAGGCCCGGGCCGAGGTCGGCGACGGCGATGTCGACGCCGAAGACGGCCTCGATCACGTCGATCAGATCCTCCTCCAGCACCGACCGGCCCGCCTTGTCGACCTCGCCGAGCGCCCGCCCGGCCAACCGCCGGCCCTGCTCGGACCAGCCGACCGGCACGTGCTCCAGCCGGGGCCCCTGCCAGGGCGCCGGGTAGCCGAGATCGGCGAGGTCGGCGCGCATCGTGCCCAGACGCCTGGCCGTGGCGAGCGCGCCGCCCGCGTCACCGCCCGCCGTTCTGGCGGCGAGTGAGAGGGCCGGCTCGTCACCGGTGAGCAGCCAGTCGACGGTGACCTCGCAGGCCTGCGCGATGCGGGCCAGATCCGTCGAGGAGAAGCGGCGGGTGCCGCGCAACGACTTCGACATCTTCGACTCGTCGAGCCCGATGCGCTGCCCGAAGTCGCGCCTGGTCAGCCCGGAGGCCTCGATGAGCCCGGCGACCCGCTCGGTGACCGTGGCGTGCCCGGCCGCGGCCGCGGGCCCCTGGGGCGGTGCTGCTCCGGAGAACGGTGCTGCTCCGGAGAACGGTGGGCGTTCGGGAAGGCTGAGCACTCCGCCACGGTAGCCACGCCTTGCGATTTTCGCAAGATGACCGGCGGCGGCCGAGACCGTCGGTGCCGAGCCGGGCGGCCCGCTCCCGCTCCGCGGCCAGCGCGGTGGCGCGCAGCGCCCCAGGTCGGGTGCCGTCAACCGCCCTCGACGCCACCGGGACGATCCCGGCGGGGCATCGTCACGCACATCCGGTGGTTTCTTCGTGGCCGATGGCCGCGCATTCCGTCGGGCACCCGCCGTCGGACGATCGCCGCGGCGGCGATGAGCGCCTCGTGCAGCCACCCGCCGCGGCGGGTGCACCGCCGGCTCACCCGGATCGAGTACACCCAGACCGGCTGTAGGCCGTCGCCGGAGCCACCGAGGTGCCCGGGCCGCCGGGCAGTACGGGCATTCTGACCAGGCATAGGTCGATCTGGCAGCTCCGGGGAGCCGTGGCCGAAACACTCGGCGGGAAGCCTGCGGGACAGGCCCAGCCCCTGGCACCCGGCGAGGGCCCCGCGGACCGGGGACTTGCGACGTCCGCCGACGGTGCTCTCTG harbors:
- a CDS encoding helix-turn-helix domain-containing protein, which produces MLSLPERPPFSGAAPFSGAAPPQGPAAAAGHATVTERVAGLIEASGLTRRDFGQRIGLDESKMSKSLRGTRRFSSTDLARIAQACEVTVDWLLTGDEPALSLAARTAGGDAGGALATARRLGTMRADLADLGYPAPWQGPRLEHVPVGWSEQGRRLAGRALGEVDKAGRSVLEEDLIDVIEAVFGVDIAVADLGPGLDGLAAASTEVALILLATSPVPARQRFTLAHELGHLLAGDDQDVHLDRDIFDPAQARDPSEIRANAFAAAFLMPADALGDAVGAAGGAAGDPAGLTDSCFAALACDLMVTPSALAYRLRGLEMIDSATCDRLKRMTGSRAAHLAGRSDQFARRAAVAGTPRPPGLMLRDTYAAYETGVTTLRPYANLLGVDVDDLSAALEADRPAPGE